The sequence NNNNNNNNNNNNNNNNNNNNNNNNNNNNNNNNNNNNNNNNNNNNNNNNNNNNNNNNNNNNNNNNNNNNNNNNNNNNNNNNNNNNNNNNNNNNNNNNNNNNNNNNNNNNNNNNNNNNNNNNNNNNNNNNNNNNNNNNNNNNNNNNNNNNNNNNNNNNNNNNNNNNNNNNNNNNNNNNNNNNNNNNNNNNNNNNNNNNNNNNNNNNNNNNNNNNNNNNNNNNNNNNNNNNNNNNNNNNNNNNNNNNNNNNNNNNNNNNNNNNNNNNNNNNNNNNNNNNNNNNNNNNNNNNNNNNNNNNNNNNNNNNNNNNNNNNNNNNNNNNNNNNNNNNNNNNNNNNNNNNNNNNNNNNNNNNNNNNNNNNNNNNNNNNNNNNNNNNNNNNNNNNNNNNNNNNNNNNNNNNNNNNNNNNNNNNNNNNNNNNNNNNNNNNNNNNNNNNNNNNNNNNNNNNNNNNNNNNNNNNNNNNNNNNNNNNNNNNNNNNNNNNNNNNNNNNNNNNNNNNNNNNNNNNNNNNNNNNNNNNNNNNNNNNNNNNNNNNNNNNNNNNNNNNNNNNNNNNNNNNNNNNNNNNNNNNNNNNNNNNNNNNNNNNNNNNNNNNNNNNNNNNNNNNNNNNNNNNNNNNNNNNNNNNNNNNNNNNNNNNNNNNNNNNNNNNNNNNNNNNNNNNNNNNNNNNNNNNNNNNNNNNNNNNNNNNNNNNNNNNNNNNNNNNNNNNNNNNNNNNNNNNNNNNNNNNNNNNNNNNNNNNNNNNNNNNNNNNNNNNNNNNNNNNNNNNNNNNNNNNNNNNNNNNNNNNNNNNNNNNNNNNNNNNNNNNNNNNNNNNNNNNNNNNNNNNNNNNNNNNNNNNNNNNNNNNNNNNNNNNNNNNNNNNNNNNNNNNNNNNNNNNNNNNNNNNNNNNNNNNNNNNNNNNNNNNNNNNNNNNNNNNNNNNNNNNNNNNNNNNNNNNNNNNNNNNNNNNNNNNNNNNNNNNNNNNNNNNNNNNNNNNNNNNNNNNNNNNNNNNNNNNNNNNNNNNNNNNNNNNNNNNNNNNNNNNNNNNNNNNNNNNNNNNNNNNNNNNNNNNNNNNNNNNNNNNNNNNNNNNNNNCAGATTACACTCCCTCAGCAGATTACACTCCCTCAGAAGATTACACTCCCTCAGCAGATTACACTCCCTCAGCAGATTACACAGTTCTGTTTATTATAAGCAACGTTGGGCTTGTTCGTATTGATAGCAGCCCCCTGTAAACAGGACCCCACATAAATAAATGGGTGGGGAAATGGACCTACCAGGTTGTAGAGTGGTGTGGTGTTGATCACCAGCTGCAGAAGGATCTTGGACAGTTCCTGCAGGTCTCGGAGCACCTGCTGGATCTGGACCGGCAGCTCTCGGACCTGTTGAACCGGTCTCAGCTCGGCCAACATGGCCGCTCGGTCTCTGATCCCGCGCAGGGTGGCCTCCCTGAAACTCTCTGCTCGGTACAACAGCACCACCACCAGGTTCTGCAGGTACTGCAGCAGCTCACCTGTCAGTTCTAGGACCCGGCTCAGACCcacctgcaggaaacaaacGGCCCAGGTTTATATTGTTACGTTTTTACACCAACTTCAAACGGATTTAACTGtagctgttttacttttacaaagtTTCTCTTGGTTTTAGGAACCATTTCTTGTTGTTTGCTGCCgtctctttaaaatgtttttcaggaCTATTGGTggaacaaaagaagaagtgacTGTTTTATGGTCTAATTAATCAGATTCTGGATCAGGACCATCAGCTCAGGAGGATCTGGTCCAATCTGATTCCAGTTGGCAGCTGCTGAAGTTTCCCAGGAGACCAAGGAGAAGATCTGAACTCGGACCGAGCCCGAGCtggcagcagaaccagacacGTGAGGAGGACAAAGAGGAAAGCTCCGCAGGAGGGAGCGTTCAGGCGAACACACGGCATGAATAGTTTTCCTTTGTCGTCCGCGAAGCAGCGAGAACGAGGTCAGGAACAGCTTTGACTCGTGATGTCTTCCAGTCCGGAGGATTTactaaaacatttctgcaatAATGATGTTNNNNNNNNNNNNNNNNNNNNNNNNNNNNNNNNNNNNNNNNNNNNNNNNNNNNNNNNNNNNNNNNNNNNNNNNNNNNNNNNNNNNNNNNNNNNNNNNNNNNggtttagagctccaacaggaccgggtttagagctccaacaggaccgggtttagagctccaacaggaccaggtttagagctcctaacaggaccgggttttaCCACTTGCTAAACGCTGTCTTTGGGGACATTTTCACAGGTTTTGGTGAATTTTGTCCCCCCTCACAGTTTAAAATCTCTGAATCATTTCATGTTTATGAAGTCGGAAAGAAACCCGAGAACctgaactccacacagaaacccAGAACCGTCCAACCACTGCACCATCTATCTCAACACCTAACTTCCATCTTTGGTCCTAACAGACTTCATCTGGACCTCTGAACCGGTTTGGTTTTTCTCCTGGACTGAAGCTGAGGTGATTTcagtcagccaatcagagacgAGTGTGTGACGAGACGTCCTCTGGTCTGAGTAGAAGCTGCTCTCAGGTCCAGTTCTGGGTCTCATCAGGTATTTGGGTCAAACCGTGACCTTTGACTTACTGACCCATAATGAGACCAACACGTGAAGAGAACCCGTCCAGGAACATGCTGCTGAGgcgagggggcggggcttcctCGTTAGTCCGAACGAGCTGAACCCGACAACAAAAACCTGCTTCTGATTTCAGAAACGTGATCGGAGGGAAGAATAAAGATCTTCTGTTCGAAGGATGGACttgttgaaaaacaacaacctgctcTAATGATGCTCAGATTTCCTGTCAGTAATTAATCCGAATGTTGTTCTTCCTGAacataaaaaccttttgttgGGACGGAATAAAGAACATCTTTATATCAGGCTGTTTATCTGAATTTGTTGCTCATTTTGGATCTGATGAGCAGATTATTGGATGTTGTAAgatgagaaacatttaaagaaaacattccaCAAGATTTCTTTTTACGACCGTAACTCTTTATGTTTCATCAGAGGGTCACAGGAAAGATGGCCGCTGAGATCCAAACCCAACATcctgaggttctgctgggtcgtttccagctcccgacccagcagaacctcctccagcagcagaactctcagtgggttcctggttgtggaggagttgtggcccactcttctttgcagcgttgcttcagctcattggtttctgctcagctctctgaggttctggttctggttctggaccgttctgctgtgtttgggatcattgtcctgtttgttggacagatggcctcacatctgactccagaatcagcccaaaccatcaggcctccaccaccgtgctgacagctgcagtgcattctgggtaaacatctgtcctctggttctggtccagacatcttctggttccttcagatgaacctaaGAGGaactgccatgttgtttttagagagaagaggctttaacctttgacctgctgactgaggcctgcagaggctgagatggagctcattgcacggtctgaccttcagggtgaatctgtcCTAAATGTTCTCTCTTATGAATAATCTTCcgctctgtagaacgatggactccagatagtttggaaatgacctttgacccttcatTCATTAATCCTGACGCAGCAGCTGcgtctctgaggtcattgctgatgtcgtTCCGCCCTgtcgttgtgttaacacacctgCAGATAAACACCTTGACCTTTTCATCATGGCTGTATTCGGCTCATGTTTGCTCGTCCCAGCTGCTGAGTGTCGCGCTGCGGCTGTCTAACATGTCACCTGATGGCGAGGATCAGCTCAGATGCTCGGAGCGGCACGTAGCAGAGTTTAACTTCAATTAGAGGCGTCTGCAGAGGAAACAGATCCACTTATCTGAGACCGAAGCGGGTTCTTCCTGCAGGCTCAGAGTCACCAGAGACCGAGGGTTACTCAGAGAACGTGAAGAAAGGAGCAGCGTTTTGATGCTTATCTGCCTAAATTCTAACAGAACATTTaggatttccttgattttatctgcaaactaaaaataaatataaatatttccaATTAAAACTCTTCTTCAGATAAATGCAGCTGTGACTGTAACATCTGCAcgaatcaaatcattttattttttcaggtttttcatcagctttaaatgtttcaaaccgACGATGAGGAAGGTGACGAAGATGAAGACGAGTCGTCAGGTTTctgtgcagcagctgagagGCTGAGAGGCTGCTAGTCCGCTGGATGAGGAAGAAACACGTGTGTCTGGTCACGTAGCcaccacacacccacacacacacacccacacactgacacacacacacacacacacacatgcttgtTTACCATCCAGCTAATTAACTGAAACCCAAATCTTACCCAAACTGATGAATCTCATCGTTTGGTGAACAGCTGCTGACAACTAAAACTAACTTTAACAGGTTAATGAAGCCGGTTCTGTTGATCCGGTTAAAACCCAGAAAGCTTTAGATCCTGGATAACGCTGTAAAACCAGTTCTGAGCCCGtttaaagttctgtttgtgAATGGAGGAGATGAGGTCATGTGACCCGCAGGAGGAGCTCCAGAACCCGGACAGGTGCTGAGTTTAGGCTCACCTGGTCAGCGGTGGCCCCCAGCATCCTGACGGCTCTCTGCAGTTGctctctgacctttgacccgcgGTGATGAAGCTGCAGGCTGAGGCTCAGCAGGAGGCTGCGGACTCTGGTCCACGGGCCGGGCTCGTCTTCCTCGTCTTCATCCTCGTACTCCTGAACCCTCAGCTCCCACTCCCGCCCTGAGGGACGACAGGAACACGTCAGAACCTCACAGAACCAACAGCTGACAGAACCTCATGGTTCTTGATGGTTCTGgtcttggatcagggttctgtgatgGCGGAGGAAGAAGAGGGGACAGGTTCTGGACCGGCCTGCAGTCCTGACGTGTCCCCAGTGGAGAAAGCAGAAATGGGACGTGGACGAGTCCGTACTGTtggacacctgaggacaaaCTAACACCTGAACCTGGTCATCATCAGAACATCTCCAGATGTTCGTGGACCGTGTTCCAGCCTCAGATGAAGATCAGTTCCTGTAAAAgttcttgtttcatttctgaatatttttgtccAGCAAGTTCAGGatcctgatttatttaaactctgatCATCACAACAAAAACTCCGATTTCTAAAATCTCCACAGCAGAGAAGATATTTTTCAGGCAGCTGTTTGCAGATGTTACATCAGCTTTATTTACTtcctaaattattatttattatttcctctCCAAGTCCAggttgttatttaatttatatcaTTATTGTTCATCCCAGTTAAATGTCCTCAGAGGCctgaataaagtttgtttttctgtgtttttatcttcaaacatgaaaacaaaagtcagaagACCTGAAGACAGAGTTCTGTCCTCTGAAGTCATCATGTGActctctgctctctgattggtccaCCTCACAGAAACACCTTCAgtccaaacaggaagaaagTCTGAGGCTGAGGCTCCCCCTGCTGGTTCCCTGCGGAACTGCACTCAGCTGAAGGCTCATCAGTGGAGACCTGACagttaagatggccgccacaggtaaTTATCCTGATATTGGGCTGAAGTTTGGTgaggtagttgctgagagtgatcctcagAACCTACTCcaaggtgatatgcattccttcaaggaatgctgctttcattttgaACAGCTTCACCTTGCAGATCAAATCTGTGCACGTTTGCTTCGTGCACGTAAATGGAAACCACCAACACAGGAAGCAGATCAGCACAACCTTCAAACACTGATTCAGAAACAATGAGTGACAGCATCAACAGCACCTCAgattgacctctgacctttctcaTGTGCTTTCAAAGAGCCAATCAACCGCCTAAAACCTTCACTGTTTGATGTTTGCCTGAACTTTTTAAAGCTTAGTTTCAAAACAAAGGTCAGAACTGCAGAAGGAACCCGACTCGTTCGAGTTCTGATGGATCAGAGTCGGACCTGAAGCTCAGACACGTTTCTGACGCCTCACGCTTTAAAACTGATGAAGCTGTTGCTGCTTTGACCTTCAGGAGTCCAGGAAGTGAACCACCTGATATCGGACTCACTCAGGGTTGGGGGGAGCGGCAGGTAGTAGGCGGCGGCGTCCTCCAGGAGACTCAGCACGTTGTCCAATCCCAGCGAGGCCGCCTGGCCCACCTGGCTGTCCTGCAGCTGCCTGACGGCGGTCCGGACCGTCTGGACCCCGCGCTGCAGCTGGTTCACGGCTCCGTCCAGCCCGTCCACCACCCAGATCTGCACGTCGTCCAGCGTCACAAAGAAGGCGTCCTTCAGGTGAGACAACACCTGAGGACAGAgacaaataatttttattttattcttagtAACCTGAGCTGTTGTATCAGTGCACATCAACTGATGgagataaaacttttaaatgactttttaaaagttaaaaacttttattttctcctttctgtcagttttgaaaCTCATTcaaaggaagaaacaaaaatcaaaatgtgtcTCGATCAGGAACAGAGAACTCATTAAACAAGAATCTGCAAAAAATGTCCCCATAGACAACAAGTctatggaaaaaacaaacagagttttaatctggagtttcaaacaaagcttATACATactgtacttttcaaaataagagttcaGATCCATCatagcttagattattacaaaattaaGGTCCAAATTCTTTTTAGAAAAGTAAATCTTGTGATGCTGAAGTCTCAGGAAGGAGCTTTaacttttctgcagtttttctgatttaaattgGAAACACTGGAACAGTTTCCACATTATTTCCACTTCCAACCAATGAAGAGAAACACTTTTAATATGAAAAGTTCTGTTCATCTGATGAATCTCCGGACAAAATCTTTCACTTTAGTTCCAGTGTTACCAACATGTAGAGGCATTTCTGGTTCTTTATCTGATTATTTCTTATCTTTATGTGTATCTGCTGTAATCAGGTCCCAACTGAGCCGAATAATTAGGCTTTGGGTCAGAACCAGTCATTATTTCACTGGAGTTAATAATCAGTCTAAATGATCaccaaaacaacatttaacaacTTCACTTTTCTGCCAAATCCTAAAATAGACCTTAGGACAAGTAACAGAATCATTTAGTATCAATAAACTGAAGACTTTAAAAGAATCCAGTCCTGAAAGAGGTTAACTTTGAGGAGTTTACTCCTAAAAACCTCTGATCTGAAGCGATGATGAGAGCGGAACCAACCTGGTCTGTCGACTGGTTCACGACGGGAAAGTTTCTCTCCAGACGGTCGAGGCCATCGAGAGCTAAACTGTTGGCTGCTTCAACTGCAGAGAACAGGATTTTATACACAAACGATtgttaaaactgaaactctTTAAGACTTAAAATATTTCCAGGATGTGTGGTGTTAGCCGTTAGCAGCGGCAGGTTTCAGTAGCATTCAGTTCTACGTACTCTGTGGCTCCAGACTCTGGAGGAGGGGGGTGGCTCGTCTCAGGGCCTCTCCAGAGACGCTGCTAACTCCGACCTCTGCCACTCCTGCCATCAGCTCCAGCAGAAAGGAACGTCCTTTGACCTCCATGTACATGGAAGTCACTGACTGTAACGCCGAGTGAACCAGAGGCAGATGGGAAACTCTCAGCAAGGCACTGGACTGAAACACGAGACGAAAAGTATCAGTCTGCAGGTCTGAACCTGTTGGTTCCAACAAAGAAACCACCAAACCACCAGTTCTACCAGCTAACCAACCAATCAGCCATCCAttcaaccaaccaatcaaccaTTCAACCACCAAACCCCCAGTTCTACCAACTAATCAACCATCCATACAACCAATCAACCACCAAACCACAAGTTCTACCAGCtaaccaaccaatcaaccaCCAGTTCTACCAACCAACCAGTTTTATTAATTAACCAACCAGTTTCACAGTCCAACCAATGAACTATTCAACCAGTTCTACCAACCAGTCAACTCTACCAAAACGACCCATTCAAGAAGTTTTACTTTTCACTCAACCAGTTTAATAGTTCTACTtcttattcattcattcattcaaccaACCAACAACTAACCAAGTTTATACTCCAACAAACCAATGCTCCAGTTTGGCTGTAATTATCTCTGAACTCACCTTATGATCTTGATGAGCTGCCATTCCTTCTTCACCAAAtctacagagaaataaaagaatgagAGCTCAACGTGTTGATGTCGCAGAGCTCAGAGccttgttgtgttgttgttttgttgtgttgttgttttgttgtgttgttgttttgttgttttagccgATGGAAAATGAACTCCTCAGAGTTAATTTCTTGTCTTATTTTGCATTACCAGTCATTCTGAGAGAATAATGCTTAAAGTGATTCGGTGTAGGTTTGGGTAACAGGGGAGATGTTGTGTTTCTACTTCTAGCCACTGGGTGGCGCTGCTGCGACACTGTAGGGCAGAAGAGACCGTTAGGCAGACGGcagatgaagatgaggatgaaGCAGTCCTGTCATGGCCTCTGACTTGATAACATGCATGTAATTAACTTCCAGactttttattctcatttaaaCTCGCCTCaacaaaaacctacaaaaataaCTCGTAAATAAATCAGGTTAAGGTGAAACTAAATCCTCTATATGTTAAAGTTCGTTTTGAATTCtgaacttttaaataaaaactgaagattttTGTTGACAAATTTCCAGCACAAACATCTGCTTCAGTctgagtttttatctttttatttaggtctttattttagaaaagtttgatgttttcctACAGCTGTGATTCCAAactttttgttgtgattttatcCTAAACATGAAACCATGGAGTTAAATCAAACTTCTTACCTCCCAAACTGAGTGAACGTCCCccgtttctcttttttctcctgttacttttttagacatttttctcTGAACTAAAGCctttaaattattcagcaataataaaaaaactgagatttatGATAAAAgaactcttttcttttcttcttctgttttatatcCTTAAAGACTTTCTCTGACTTCTCAGGTTCTCATGAtttaaatagaataaataaacattaataattaaCTTACACTAACATTAAGCAGGAAAACTGAgatatttctgttgttttgaagTAAAATTCCTCACCTGAAGCTTTCTGCAGCTCTTGGGTTCATCTGaagctgaggaggagcagctgaactCTGAGAAAATGACGATGAAGAtgataaaaatctttatttgggGCCGGAGCTCAGCGACCTGATTGGCTGAAGCCCGGTGTGACAATGCcgtctgcttcctgtttctctgaCGAATCGATTATCTGTGAATGAAAGGAAGCTTTCAGGCTTGGACTGACACACCTGAGGTTCTGGACTGGATCTGCTGATGGTTCTGCTGCTTTCACACCTGTAGAACCTTCAGGAACATGAAGTTCTGTGGAGAGGATGAAATCTGGAGAAGcagctgggtttgtttttaaagctcgtCTTTATGACGATCaggaacagaaaacatgaatcGATCTTCCAGGAAGTTTGTTTCATgatgagaagaaagaaaataaaaaccggTGTGTCGGTCCTCAGTGTTTCATGAACACTTCAGtggctcaggagatattttgctaacaggaaaAGTTGAACAAAGATGAAGAAGCATCTGTTTGTCCTCAGAGTAGctgttagggatcagtctcagctcaaagtctgtaaaactgacttgtagctgtttgtgtgttcgcTATggtcagctagctgtggcggccatcttgaatcatcttctgcaagtttcattaacatttgtccagtggttcaggggatattttgctaacagacacccaGCCCAGCGGCTGTaatgagaagcagcagctcGAGGTGACCCGATCTGTccgtcaccatggcaaccggACCTGTCAGCTGATGGACGTTTGGTGAACATGTGATCCGCTGATGTCAGTCTGGTTGGtccctgatgatgatgatgttctgCACAGAAGACCTTATGTTCTTGCTCTCAGCAATGATGTCATCCCCGATCGTGGATCGAGTTCTCCGGAACGGAATGATTCTGGGTCACACGTCACTTTCTTCCAGCTTTTCTGCGTCTTCATCGTCTCATCCACTCATGCCTGAcctccaggacctccaggacctgcaggacctccaggacctgCAGGCTCTCAGGGAACCTTCATGAAGACCTGGATCCATCCTGTCTGaagaacctgctgctgtttcagaGAACAAACCTCCACAGACCTGACCGAACACCAAAcatgcagttttaataaaagcctTGAAGTCAAACTCTGAAATCCAGACTGATTCTGAActtaataacattaaaaacaaattccacAAATCTTTTTACTTcttcacaaaaacaactgtAGGTGTTGATGTT is a genomic window of Kryptolebias marmoratus isolate JLee-2015 linkage group LG16, ASM164957v2, whole genome shotgun sequence containing:
- the plin6 gene encoding perilipin 6; translated protein: MNPRAAESFRFGEEGMAAHQDHKSSALLRVSHLPLVHSALQSVTSMYMEVKGRSFLLELMAGVAEVGVSSVSGEALRRATPLLQSLEPQIEAANSLALDGLDRLERNFPVVNQSTDQVLSHLKDAFFVTLDDVQIWVVDGLDGAVNQLQRGVQTVRTAVRQLQDSQVGQAASLGLDNVLSLLEDAAAYYLPLPPTLRREWELRVQEYEDEDEEDEPGPWTRVRSLLLSLSLQLHHRGSKVREQLQRAVRMLGATADQVGLSRVLELTGELLQYLQNLVVVLLYRAESFREATLRGIRDRAAMLAELRPVQQVRELPVQIQQVLRDLQELSKILLQLVINTTPLYNLLQQPSPQQVEDFLNQEDLVSDSSSRRSSANSLFLKTMDGRPRRRRSLYSLASRGSGGPQSPDPPNGRRSSLKESSNPEAESQPPPSEGNALRRPSATEMLLTPLKQFISQSQKAFEYLSPNSADTTTTTTTETDDS